A DNA window from Streptomyces bacillaris contains the following coding sequences:
- a CDS encoding DUF4383 domain-containing protein produces the protein MSTMHLPRMPLRGVRLDEHLPVDHRLSRVYRVGAGFFGVFLLMFGVLGLLDRIGFFSTGGDTVLGLNTNGALSTLSIVIGVVLLTGAVIGGNLASTLNMVTGVAFIVSGFANLALLESDYNFLAFELQNVLFSFVVGVLLMTFGMYGRVSATLPHDNPYWRARHEQHQRSGPRSRRGAGRGRTGKG, from the coding sequence ATGTCAACCATGCACCTGCCCCGCATGCCTCTGCGTGGCGTCCGGCTGGACGAACACCTTCCGGTGGACCACCGGCTCAGTCGTGTCTACCGTGTCGGCGCCGGCTTCTTCGGCGTCTTTCTGCTGATGTTCGGCGTACTCGGGCTGCTCGACCGGATCGGCTTCTTCAGCACCGGTGGTGACACAGTCCTGGGGCTGAACACCAACGGTGCGCTGAGCACCCTCTCCATCGTGATCGGAGTCGTCCTCCTTACCGGTGCGGTCATCGGCGGGAACCTCGCCTCCACGCTCAACATGGTCACCGGAGTGGCCTTCATCGTCAGCGGGTTCGCGAACCTGGCCCTGCTGGAGAGCGACTACAACTTCCTCGCCTTCGAGCTGCAGAACGTCCTGTTCAGCTTCGTGGTGGGCGTACTCCTGATGACCTTCGGCATGTACGGGCGGGTCAGCGCGACCCTCCCGCATGACAACCCGTACTGGCGCGCCCGCCACGAGCAGCACCAGCGCTCCGGGCCACGATCCCGACGTGGCGCAGGGCGCGGCAGAACGGGGAAGGGTTGA
- a CDS encoding DUF4331 domain-containing protein — MKLSKARPRSRRVLDKSLLVLGSTTLAAGLGAMTLAPGLSAASSHREAPLIAGDPRADNTDVYAFTSPDKPDTVTMVANWVPFEEPNGGPNFYAFGDDLRYNIKIDNTGDGVADVTYSWRFRSSYRDDANQFLYNTGPVTSLNDPDLNFRQVYDLVVTAGGKSRTVLKGVPAAPSRTGKASMPDYAALRKQATFGLPGGGKTYAGQAEDPFFADLRVFDLLYGGDLSERGQDTLAGYNVNTIAIQVPKNQLALRGNASRNPVIGVWSTTDRGGVTVNDSRDKAAGQQWKQVSRLGNPLVNEVVVPLKFKDAFNTLNPSQDRTVQPVVDKVYDPILPKLIQQVYGIPAPATPRNDLAEIYLTGICKACGPIKADLNAHRLNKDAPLKKIVPAEELRLNMTVPPTAKPQRLGVLAGDLAGFPNGRRLADDVIDISLQAVMGAAQTGELVPALADGDKVDANEVPFGASFPYVALPHTKHVNRGPDAAGRSAEQTSAHNRPAGPAMETTQAAALAGAGALLLGIGGFRLRRRNKDS; from the coding sequence GTGAAGCTTTCGAAGGCCAGGCCGCGCTCGCGGCGCGTCCTGGACAAGTCCCTGCTCGTGCTCGGCAGCACCACCCTGGCCGCCGGGCTCGGAGCGATGACCCTCGCCCCCGGCCTCAGCGCGGCCTCCAGCCACCGTGAGGCCCCCCTGATCGCCGGGGACCCGCGGGCGGACAACACCGACGTGTACGCGTTCACCAGCCCCGACAAGCCCGACACCGTGACGATGGTGGCGAACTGGGTCCCCTTCGAGGAGCCCAACGGCGGCCCGAACTTCTACGCGTTCGGCGACGACCTGCGCTACAACATCAAGATCGACAACACCGGTGACGGCGTCGCCGATGTCACCTACAGCTGGCGCTTTCGCAGCAGCTACCGTGACGACGCGAACCAGTTCCTCTACAACACCGGCCCGGTCACCTCGCTGAACGACCCGGACCTGAACTTCCGCCAGGTCTACGATCTGGTCGTCACCGCCGGAGGAAAGAGCCGGACCGTCCTGAAGGGTGTGCCGGCCGCCCCGTCCCGTACCGGCAAGGCGTCGATGCCCGACTACGCGGCGCTGCGCAAGCAGGCGACCTTCGGTCTGCCGGGCGGCGGCAAGACGTACGCAGGGCAGGCCGAGGACCCGTTCTTCGCCGACCTCCGCGTCTTCGATCTGCTGTACGGCGGAGACCTGAGCGAGCGAGGCCAGGACACCCTGGCCGGCTACAACGTCAACACCATCGCGATCCAGGTTCCCAAGAACCAGCTCGCCCTCAGGGGCAACGCCTCCCGCAACCCGGTCATCGGCGTGTGGTCGACCACCGACCGTGGCGGTGTCACGGTCAACGACTCCCGTGACAAGGCTGCCGGGCAGCAGTGGAAGCAGGTTTCCCGCCTCGGGAACCCACTGGTCAACGAGGTCGTCGTCCCGCTGAAGTTCAAGGACGCCTTCAACACCCTCAACCCCAGCCAGGACCGCACCGTCCAGCCTGTCGTCGACAAGGTGTACGACCCGATCCTGCCCAAGCTCATCCAGCAGGTCTACGGCATCCCCGCCCCGGCGACGCCCCGCAACGACCTCGCGGAGATCTACCTGACGGGCATCTGCAAGGCCTGTGGTCCGATCAAGGCCGACCTGAACGCCCACCGCCTCAACAAGGACGCGCCACTCAAGAAGATCGTCCCGGCGGAAGAGCTGCGCCTGAACATGACGGTGCCGCCCACCGCGAAACCGCAGCGCCTCGGAGTGCTCGCGGGCGACCTGGCCGGCTTCCCGAACGGGCGCCGCCTCGCCGACGACGTCATCGACATCTCGCTCCAGGCCGTCATGGGCGCCGCCCAGACCGGCGAACTCGTCCCCGCGCTCGCGGACGGCGACAAGGTCGATGCGAACGAGGTCCCGTTCGGCGCCTCGTTCCCCTACGTCGCGCTGCCGCACACCAAGCACGTCAACCGCGGCCCTGACGCGGCCGGTCGCAGCGCCGAGCAGACCTCGGCACATAACCGCCCGGCCGGCCCCGCCATGGAGACCACCCAGGCCGCGGCGCTCGCCGGCGCCGGTGCGCTGCTCCTCGGCATCGGCGGCTTCCGCCTGCGCCGTCGCAACAAGGACAGCTGA
- a CDS encoding fasciclin domain-containing protein: MKTPRISRAAIAGAVAIVLPVSLGVMAPQAFAQTATQDPYGPACASVPKEGAGSLEGMAQDPVATAASNNPELSTLVTAVEKAGLVDTLNNAENITVFAPSNDAFDKIPKADLDKLLADKEELTKVLTYHVVGEDITQKQLQDGSFKTLEGGTLTTTGSGEEFTVNDSAKIVCGSVPTANATVNIIDTVLTPQ; this comes from the coding sequence GTGAAGACTCCCCGTATCTCCCGCGCCGCGATAGCCGGTGCTGTCGCCATTGTCCTGCCTGTGTCACTGGGTGTCATGGCACCACAAGCGTTCGCCCAGACGGCCACGCAGGACCCCTACGGTCCTGCTTGTGCATCCGTGCCCAAGGAAGGCGCGGGAAGCCTGGAGGGCATGGCGCAGGACCCGGTCGCCACAGCAGCGTCCAACAACCCGGAGCTCTCCACCCTGGTTACCGCCGTGGAGAAGGCCGGTCTGGTCGACACGCTCAACAACGCGGAGAACATCACCGTATTCGCACCGAGCAACGACGCCTTCGACAAGATCCCCAAGGCGGACCTCGACAAGCTCCTCGCGGACAAGGAGGAGCTGACCAAGGTCCTCACCTACCACGTGGTCGGTGAGGACATCACCCAGAAGCAGCTTCAGGACGGGTCGTTCAAGACCCTTGAGGGAGGCACCCTCACCACCACCGGATCGGGTGAGGAATTCACCGTGAACGATTCAGCGAAGATCGTCTGCGGAAGTGTCCCCACAGCCAACGCGACCGTCAACATCATCGACACCGTCCTCACTCCGCAGTAG
- a CDS encoding molybdopterin-dependent oxidoreductase, producing MKSTKDSRHLWVRVPLAALSGLLAGFAALAVAELVSAAVRPESGPVTAVGGAAIDRTPAPVKDWAIRNFGEDDKLVLQLGILTTLAVLAVLIGVVALRFRRAGAAGVLAFGVVGAAAAVSRPDSTGIFDALPSVVGAIVAAALLYLLIGRLTTPRQAGARTPDEETGYKGWDRRGFLVAAPAVAVASVGAGALGRYLNRAKAQDAVASRSQVTLPAPDSPAAPIPPGAQVEVPGVSPFTTSNNSFYRVDTALVIPKVDAATWQLRIHGKGVARPLTVTFDDLLQRELIERDITLTCVSNEVGGPYIGHARWLGTRLADLLQEAGVRPPSRGGPADQLVARSVDGMTLGTPVEDVMDGRDAMLVVGMNGEPLPFVHGFPVRMLVPGLYGYVSACKWIEDIELTTFDTYDPYWVKRKWARRAPVKTQSRIDTPKPFARLEPGTVMVAGVAWAQRRGIERVEVRIDDGPWQDADLAAEATIDTWRQWSYPWKATPGGHTLTVRATERGGAVQTEKRTKTVPDGASGWHSVVVTVD from the coding sequence ATGAAGAGCACGAAGGATTCCCGCCACCTGTGGGTCAGGGTTCCGCTGGCCGCGCTGAGTGGTCTGCTGGCGGGGTTCGCCGCGCTTGCTGTCGCGGAACTGGTGTCGGCCGCGGTGCGGCCGGAGTCGGGTCCGGTCACGGCTGTCGGCGGAGCGGCGATCGACCGTACCCCCGCGCCTGTCAAGGACTGGGCGATCCGGAACTTCGGCGAGGACGACAAGCTGGTCCTCCAGCTGGGCATCCTTACCACCCTCGCCGTGCTCGCTGTGCTGATCGGTGTGGTGGCCTTGAGGTTCCGCAGAGCCGGTGCTGCGGGCGTGCTGGCTTTCGGGGTGGTCGGCGCCGCCGCGGCGGTGTCCCGCCCTGATTCGACCGGCATCTTTGACGCACTTCCGTCCGTGGTGGGCGCGATCGTGGCCGCAGCGCTGCTCTACCTGCTGATCGGACGGCTGACCACCCCCCGCCAGGCAGGAGCCCGAACTCCGGACGAAGAGACCGGGTACAAGGGGTGGGACAGGCGGGGCTTCCTGGTCGCGGCCCCGGCCGTAGCGGTCGCCTCCGTCGGCGCGGGTGCGCTGGGACGGTACCTGAACCGTGCGAAGGCACAGGACGCTGTGGCCTCACGGTCGCAGGTGACGCTGCCCGCTCCGGATTCACCTGCCGCCCCGATCCCTCCCGGAGCCCAGGTCGAAGTGCCCGGCGTCAGCCCCTTCACCACGTCGAACAACTCGTTCTACCGGGTGGACACCGCCCTGGTGATCCCCAAGGTCGACGCGGCCACATGGCAACTCCGTATCCACGGCAAAGGCGTCGCACGGCCCCTGACCGTGACCTTCGACGACCTGCTCCAGCGGGAGCTGATCGAGCGGGACATCACCCTCACCTGCGTCTCCAACGAGGTCGGAGGCCCCTACATCGGTCACGCGCGATGGCTCGGCACCCGCCTGGCCGATCTCCTCCAGGAAGCCGGGGTTCGGCCGCCCTCCCGGGGAGGCCCGGCGGATCAGCTGGTAGCCCGCTCCGTGGACGGCATGACGCTGGGCACGCCGGTCGAGGACGTCATGGACGGCCGCGACGCCATGCTGGTGGTGGGAATGAACGGAGAGCCACTGCCGTTCGTCCACGGCTTTCCCGTCCGGATGCTTGTCCCCGGCCTCTACGGGTACGTGTCCGCCTGCAAGTGGATCGAGGACATCGAGCTCACCACGTTCGACACCTACGACCCGTACTGGGTGAAACGGAAATGGGCGCGCAGGGCTCCTGTCAAGACCCAGTCCCGCATCGACACGCCGAAGCCGTTCGCCCGGCTGGAGCCCGGCACCGTCATGGTGGCCGGTGTCGCCTGGGCGCAGCGCCGCGGGATCGAACGCGTCGAGGTGCGGATCGATGACGGGCCGTGGCAGGACGCCGATCTCGCGGCCGAGGCCACCATCGACACCTGGCGCCAGTGGTCCTACCCCTGGAAGGCCACCCCGGGCGGACACACCCTCACCGTCCGGGCCACCGAACGCGGCGGAGCGGTCCAGACCGAGAAGCGCACCAAAACCGTTCCCGACGGAGCAAGCGGCTGGCACTCCGTCGTCGTCACCGTCGACTGA
- a CDS encoding winged helix-turn-helix domain-containing protein — MARISAAKLDGRRHVRVSVGFQPAVTLLSLVADGLGAKAQGVPDRWRRAVRQAVGESAGELRPVFAPHGLWIPDCLCPDPLDDGAIGSQLDRMAQTTAEDLYEEVVANFPGGLSPRWQHVIDDPRGFVAAYTRTLARVWAEFEPVWKQSRDLLHREAERIGAASVTGTLDAALATLNHPISLADESLRLPGTQNSTIPLHGRPITLIPIVSGSAASIYNVEAESVWVGYPVPGVGRLWESGVASAPVPGRALEAVLGVARAQLLRAAERPLTMGEASTILGCVPSAVTHHCRRLEAAQLITRTRTGKSVVVRRTPTGDQLINLLATP; from the coding sequence ATGGCGAGGATTTCGGCAGCGAAGCTGGACGGGCGGAGGCACGTGAGGGTGTCGGTGGGCTTCCAACCAGCGGTCACGCTTCTCTCACTGGTCGCCGACGGGCTGGGCGCGAAGGCGCAGGGAGTTCCCGACCGGTGGCGCCGGGCCGTGCGCCAGGCGGTCGGGGAGAGTGCTGGTGAACTGCGTCCGGTCTTCGCTCCGCACGGACTGTGGATACCGGACTGCTTGTGCCCGGACCCCCTCGATGACGGCGCGATCGGCTCACAGCTCGACCGCATGGCACAGACGACCGCCGAGGATCTGTACGAGGAGGTGGTGGCCAACTTCCCCGGTGGCCTGTCACCCCGTTGGCAACACGTGATCGATGACCCTCGCGGCTTCGTCGCGGCCTACACCCGCACACTCGCCCGTGTCTGGGCCGAGTTCGAGCCCGTGTGGAAGCAGTCCCGGGACCTGCTGCACCGCGAGGCGGAACGCATCGGCGCCGCCTCGGTCACCGGAACACTGGACGCGGCCCTTGCGACACTGAACCACCCGATATCCCTGGCGGACGAGTCCCTCCGGCTTCCAGGCACCCAGAATTCCACGATCCCTCTCCATGGCCGCCCCATCACCCTGATCCCGATCGTCTCGGGATCCGCCGCATCCATATACAACGTGGAGGCGGAGTCAGTCTGGGTCGGCTACCCCGTGCCCGGTGTCGGCCGACTCTGGGAATCCGGCGTTGCTTCTGCCCCCGTTCCGGGGCGTGCTCTGGAGGCCGTCCTCGGCGTCGCCAGGGCCCAGCTCCTGCGAGCAGCCGAACGCCCTCTCACCATGGGAGAAGCCAGCACCATCCTGGGTTGCGTACCCAGCGCCGTCACCCACCACTGCCGACGCCTCGAAGCAGCCCAGCTCATCACCCGAACCCGGACCGGGAAGAGCGTAGTTGTGCGACGGACACCCACCGGCGACCAGCTCATCAACCTCCTGGCCACCCCCTGA
- a CDS encoding IS1096 element passenger TnpR family protein encodes MARSWLSIRVELVSGHGADLWPRPGRVFAAARSHSFAQLASAIDLSFARWDLAHLHLFTLSDATHVSPLDWWDGEAPNGTVDGHATKLSRLQAGEQFAYVFDMGDDWTHLCTVAQKPIDPLQELGEVPDRPVPYWGWGNLPDQYTRRWDGDDGESPMPKRPARGTSDLPPILPWWGEPRRG; translated from the coding sequence GTGGCGCGTTCCTGGCTGTCGATCCGGGTGGAGTTGGTCTCCGGTCACGGTGCTGACCTGTGGCCGCGTCCCGGCCGGGTGTTCGCTGCCGCGCGGTCGCACTCCTTCGCGCAGCTCGCCTCGGCCATCGATCTCAGCTTCGCGCGCTGGGACTTGGCTCACCTGCACCTATTCACGCTGTCCGACGCCACCCACGTCAGCCCGCTGGACTGGTGGGACGGCGAGGCCCCGAACGGCACCGTCGACGGGCATGCGACCAAGCTGAGCAGACTGCAGGCCGGCGAACAGTTCGCCTACGTCTTCGACATGGGCGACGACTGGACGCACCTGTGCACGGTGGCGCAGAAGCCTATTGATCCCCTCCAGGAACTCGGCGAGGTGCCCGACCGCCCGGTTCCCTACTGGGGCTGGGGCAACCTGCCGGACCAGTACACGCGCCGCTGGGACGGAGACGACGGGGAATCACCGATGCCGAAGCGGCCAGCTCGCGGGACCAGCGACCTGCCGCCGATCCTGCCGTGGTGGGGCGAACCCCGCCGGGGGTGA
- a CDS encoding DUF4394 domain-containing protein: MRKRKTAIAAVSLAVAAALAVPALATADGRHGHGPDRRAHKALTAIGLTADQHLVQFTVDRPAKPMGIGKVSGLRGDTKIVGMDFRVQNEKLYGVGDKGGIYTLNTTNAKAMKVSQLTVTLTGKHFGVDFNPAANRLRVISDTGQNLRHNIDDDAAPLTTTADGTLTNPTTPPTTARGVTAAAYTNNDLNPATATTLFDIDTTTDRVSLQSPANAGTLAPTGNLGINAGPNAGFDIHTSSKSGTNHGFATLNTGGTMRLYHVDVLTGAVQDLGAFPRQKQVTDLSLPIDQG, from the coding sequence ATGCGTAAGCGCAAGACCGCTATCGCCGCCGTATCCCTGGCCGTGGCAGCGGCCCTGGCCGTCCCGGCACTGGCCACCGCGGACGGCCGCCACGGGCACGGCCCGGACCGCCGAGCACACAAGGCGCTCACCGCCATCGGACTCACCGCCGACCAGCACCTGGTCCAGTTCACCGTCGACCGGCCCGCCAAGCCGATGGGCATCGGCAAGGTGTCCGGACTGCGCGGCGACACCAAGATCGTCGGCATGGACTTCCGCGTCCAGAACGAAAAGCTCTACGGCGTCGGCGACAAGGGCGGCATCTACACCCTCAACACCACCAACGCCAAGGCCATGAAGGTCTCCCAGCTCACCGTCACCCTTACGGGCAAGCACTTCGGCGTCGACTTCAACCCCGCCGCCAACCGGCTCCGCGTCATCAGCGACACCGGCCAGAACCTCCGCCACAACATCGACGACGACGCCGCCCCGCTCACCACCACCGCCGACGGCACTCTCACCAACCCCACCACACCGCCCACCACCGCCCGAGGCGTCACCGCCGCCGCCTACACCAACAACGACCTCAACCCCGCCACCGCCACCACCCTCTTCGACATCGACACCACCACCGACCGCGTCTCCCTGCAATCACCCGCCAACGCCGGCACCCTCGCACCCACCGGCAACCTCGGCATCAACGCAGGCCCCAACGCCGGCTTCGACATCCACACCTCCTCCAAGAGCGGCACCAACCACGGCTTCGCCACCCTCAACACCGGCGGAACCATGCGTCTCTACCACGTCGACGTCCTCACGGGCGCCGTCCAGGACCTCGGCGCATTCCCCCGCCAGAAGCAGGTCACCGACCTCTCCCTGCCCATCGACCAGGGCTGA
- a CDS encoding DUF4394 domain-containing protein: MRKAILAVALTAAVSLAVPVSSSAWAADPLPARGGPTPSSEAGRTVAEHGLTVIGLTTGQHLVRFTVDRPAKPMNIGKVSGLRGDTKIVGIDFRVQNEKLYGVGDKGGIYTLNTTNAKAMKVSQLTVTLTGKHFGVDFNPAANRLRVISDTGQNLRHNIDDDAAPLTTITDGTLTNPTTPPTTARGVTAAAYTNNDLNPATATTLFDIDTTTDRVSLQSPANAGTLAPTGNLGINAGPNAGFDIHFSHRTQTNHGFAALSVNGSFGFYGVNILTGQAAAIGSFPKNHQVTDVALPLNQS; the protein is encoded by the coding sequence ATGCGCAAAGCGATTCTCGCGGTGGCCCTCACCGCGGCAGTGTCCCTGGCCGTGCCGGTGTCGTCCAGTGCGTGGGCAGCTGACCCCCTGCCCGCTCGGGGCGGTCCGACGCCGAGCAGTGAGGCCGGGCGTACCGTGGCAGAACACGGCCTGACGGTGATCGGGCTGACCACCGGCCAGCACCTGGTCCGCTTCACCGTCGACCGGCCCGCCAAGCCGATGAACATCGGCAAGGTGTCCGGACTGCGCGGCGACACCAAGATCGTCGGCATCGACTTCCGCGTCCAGAACGAAAAGCTCTACGGCGTCGGCGACAAGGGCGGCATCTACACCCTCAACACCACCAACGCCAAGGCCATGAAGGTCTCCCAGCTCACCGTCACGCTCACGGGCAAGCACTTCGGCGTCGACTTCAACCCCGCCGCCAACCGGCTCCGCGTCATCAGCGACACCGGCCAGAACCTCCGCCACAACATCGACGACGACGCCGCCCCGCTCACCACCATCACCGACGGCACTCTCACCAACCCCACCACACCGCCCACCACCGCCCGAGGCGTCACCGCCGCCGCCTACACCAACAACGACCTCAACCCCGCCACCGCCACCACCCTCTTCGACATCGACACCACCACCGACCGCGTCTCCCTGCAATCACCCGCCAACGCCGGCACCCTCGCACCCACCGGCAACCTCGGCATCAACGCAGGCCCCAACGCCGGCTTCGACATCCACTTCTCCCACCGGACCCAGACGAACCACGGCTTCGCGGCCCTGAGCGTCAACGGCTCCTTCGGGTTCTACGGTGTCAACATCCTCACCGGCCAGGCAGCGGCCATCGGCTCCTTCCCCAAGAACCACCAAGTCACGGACGTAGCGCTGCCGCTCAACCAGAGCTGA
- a CDS encoding cytochrome c biogenesis CcdA family protein: MPDLPLALALTAGILAAVNPCGFALLPAYLSLLVLGDDSPTRSVAVGRALTATASITLGFAALFGIFGLAIQPVAGQVQEHLPWFTIAFGILMAAAGAWLLVGRQLPALLPKVRRAPTVTRSVPSMALFGMAYASASLGCTIAPFLAIVVSAFRSGSTGEGVILFAAYAAGMGLIVGAASLSVALTRSTAVSRLRRAGTLAPRIGGGLLLLVGVYVAYYGWYEIRVQRDPATTDPVIDAAGAAQRILADTLDTAGPATLTGLLAALLLTAWALHRKGSRSSGTTDRPESAPEHTD; encoded by the coding sequence ATGCCCGACCTTCCTCTCGCCCTCGCACTCACCGCCGGCATCCTCGCCGCCGTCAACCCCTGCGGCTTCGCCCTGCTCCCCGCCTACCTCTCCCTCCTCGTCCTCGGCGACGACAGCCCCACCCGATCCGTCGCCGTCGGCCGGGCCCTGACCGCGACCGCCTCGATCACCCTCGGCTTCGCCGCCCTCTTCGGCATATTCGGCCTGGCCATCCAGCCCGTCGCCGGACAGGTCCAGGAACACCTGCCCTGGTTCACCATCGCCTTCGGCATCCTCATGGCCGCTGCCGGAGCCTGGCTCCTCGTCGGCCGCCAACTGCCCGCCCTCCTGCCGAAAGTCCGACGGGCTCCCACCGTCACCCGGTCCGTACCTTCCATGGCCCTGTTCGGCATGGCCTACGCCAGCGCCTCCCTGGGCTGCACCATCGCCCCGTTCCTCGCCATCGTCGTCTCCGCCTTCCGCAGCGGCTCCACAGGCGAGGGAGTCATCCTGTTCGCCGCGTACGCGGCCGGCATGGGACTCATCGTCGGTGCCGCATCCCTGAGCGTCGCCCTCACCCGCAGCACCGCAGTCAGCCGACTGCGCCGCGCCGGCACCCTCGCACCCCGCATCGGCGGCGGACTCCTCCTCCTCGTCGGCGTCTACGTCGCCTACTACGGCTGGTACGAGATCCGGGTCCAGCGCGACCCCGCCACCACCGACCCCGTCATCGACGCAGCGGGCGCCGCCCAGCGCATCCTCGCGGACACCCTCGACACCGCCGGTCCCGCAACCCTGACCGGACTCCTGGCCGCGCTTCTCCTGACAGCCTGGGCCCTCCACCGCAAGGGTTCACGCTCCTCCGGAACCACGGACCGGCCGGAGTCGGCCCCGGAGCACACCGACTGA
- a CDS encoding redoxin domain-containing protein, translating to MRARTALPVALTVILLGLTGCGAGSGADDDAAGASRSSSASPAQPPASSDTSRNATPGPAVPEALRFTATTVDGKPFDGSTLAGKPTVLWFWAPWCPKCKAQAAETAKVAADRVGEVNVVGVAGLDKNAAMKDFVADTGTSSFPHLSDEKGDIWKRFEVTEQSRYVILDKDGKTVYEGVLPGGQGLAEKVAGLTG from the coding sequence ATGCGCGCCCGTACTGCTCTGCCCGTTGCCCTCACCGTCATCCTCCTCGGCCTCACGGGGTGCGGAGCCGGCAGCGGGGCCGATGACGATGCGGCGGGCGCGTCCCGCTCGTCTTCCGCGTCCCCCGCGCAGCCGCCGGCTTCCTCCGACACCAGCCGCAACGCAACACCCGGGCCAGCGGTGCCGGAGGCGCTGCGGTTCACCGCGACCACGGTGGACGGCAAACCCTTCGACGGCAGCACCCTGGCGGGCAAGCCGACCGTGCTCTGGTTCTGGGCGCCCTGGTGCCCCAAGTGCAAGGCCCAGGCAGCCGAGACCGCGAAGGTCGCCGCCGACCGCGTCGGCGAGGTCAACGTCGTCGGCGTCGCGGGCCTGGACAAGAACGCCGCTATGAAGGATTTCGTCGCCGACACGGGGACCAGCAGCTTCCCTCACCTGTCCGACGAGAAGGGCGACATCTGGAAGCGGTTCGAAGTCACCGAGCAGAGCCGCTACGTCATCCTCGACAAGGACGGCAAGACGGTCTACGAAGGCGTTCTTCCCGGAGGCCAGGGACTGGCCGAGAAGGTCGCCGGACTGACCGGCTGA
- a CDS encoding tetratricopeptide repeat protein, translating into MHPDHTTSQSAPPPRARGGRRVRNIAITLALGATMFAVGAVMLTPGGTTSSPPSAHGQPVGAPSGSIEALQARVTRLPKDAGGWAALGMAYVQQARITADPATYDRAEKALRTSLTVQREDNTDAEIAMGALAAARHDFPTALEWARKAAASGPYSSSAYGVLADAYTQLGRYDEADAAVQKMADLRPDAASLARASYAFELKGDTERARALMGRSLAAAATGDERAFAHNVLATLDLQDANPRAALTRTQTALRAAPGDSALLETRARAHLALGNTAKALADYRAAIAIAPLPHYLLGLGELEQSLGNGARAEESYELLRAQDRIREAAGDPADTDAILFEADHGDAKRALTMAEQTLRTRPFVAVHDAYAWALHQAGRDTEALAQADKALAQGTRSALFRYHRAAIHHALGDTEAARRDLSEALREPAFHPLHADAARTLLQRIDTTP; encoded by the coding sequence GTGCATCCGGACCACACCACTTCCCAGTCCGCGCCGCCACCACGGGCACGAGGTGGCCGTCGAGTGCGGAACATCGCGATCACCCTGGCCCTCGGTGCGACGATGTTCGCCGTCGGGGCGGTCATGCTGACACCCGGCGGCACCACCTCTTCGCCACCCTCGGCCCACGGGCAGCCGGTCGGTGCGCCGAGCGGGTCGATCGAGGCGCTCCAGGCGCGCGTGACCCGGCTGCCGAAGGACGCAGGCGGCTGGGCCGCCCTGGGAATGGCCTACGTTCAGCAAGCGCGTATCACCGCTGATCCGGCCACCTATGACCGGGCCGAGAAGGCGCTGCGCACCTCACTCACCGTGCAGAGGGAGGACAACACGGACGCGGAGATCGCCATGGGCGCCCTGGCCGCTGCCCGCCACGACTTCCCCACCGCGCTGGAATGGGCCCGCAAAGCAGCCGCGAGTGGTCCGTACAGCTCTTCCGCTTACGGGGTTCTGGCCGACGCGTACACCCAGCTGGGCCGTTACGACGAAGCCGACGCCGCCGTGCAGAAGATGGCTGACCTGCGTCCGGACGCCGCCTCCCTCGCCCGCGCTTCCTACGCCTTCGAACTCAAGGGAGACACCGAGCGGGCCCGCGCCCTGATGGGCAGATCGCTGGCGGCAGCGGCCACGGGGGACGAGCGGGCGTTCGCCCACAACGTCCTGGCCACCCTGGATCTCCAGGACGCCAACCCCCGGGCAGCCCTCACCCGCACACAGACCGCGCTCAGAGCCGCCCCGGGCGATTCGGCGCTCCTGGAGACCCGGGCCCGCGCGCACCTGGCATTGGGTAACACCGCCAAGGCTCTTGCCGACTACCGGGCGGCCATCGCGATCGCCCCCCTGCCCCACTACCTGCTGGGCCTGGGCGAACTGGAGCAGTCACTGGGCAACGGCGCCCGGGCCGAGGAGAGTTATGAACTCCTGCGCGCCCAGGACCGCATCCGGGAAGCGGCCGGCGACCCGGCGGACACCGACGCGATCCTCTTCGAAGCCGACCACGGCGACGCGAAGCGGGCCCTCACCATGGCCGAACAGACCCTTCGCACACGCCCGTTCGTCGCCGTCCACGACGCGTACGCCTGGGCTCTGCACCAGGCAGGCCGGGATACCGAAGCCCTCGCCCAGGCCGACAAGGCCCTGGCCCAGGGCACTCGCAGCGCGCTCTTCCGCTACCACCGTGCCGCCATCCACCACGCCCTCGGCGACACCGAGGCAGCGCGCCGCGACCTGTCCGAGGCGCTGCGCGAGCCGGCCTTCCACCCTCTGCACGCCGATGCCGCCCGCACCCTGCTCCAGCGAATCGACACCACACCATGA